The Acidobacteriota bacterium genome contains a region encoding:
- a CDS encoding cytochrome c family protein produces MKSVLSVFILALVAMPFAAAEEHAYVGTKNCKKCHIKEWKSWSLTQMAKAHDSLLPGVAVDAKKSAGLDPDVDYSKDENCVKCHVTGFGKPGGFVDMESTPDLAGVGCESCHGPGGTYVQDQHMSLKNKEYKKSELVAVGLVDKVSAAQCVDCHNSESPFVAEGYKFDFEAMQGKGTHESFPLKYPH; encoded by the coding sequence ATGAAATCGGTATTGTCAGTATTCATTCTTGCCCTGGTCGCCATGCCGTTCGCGGCGGCCGAGGAGCACGCGTACGTTGGCACCAAGAACTGCAAGAAGTGCCACATCAAGGAATGGAAATCCTGGTCCTTGACGCAGATGGCCAAGGCCCACGACTCGCTGCTTCCGGGAGTGGCCGTGGATGCCAAGAAGTCGGCCGGGCTCGACCCCGACGTCGACTACTCGAAGGACGAGAATTGCGTCAAATGCCACGTGACCGGTTTCGGCAAGCCCGGAGGGTTCGTGGACATGGAGTCCACGCCGGATCTTGCGGGAGTCGGCTGCGAGAGCTGTCACGGGCCGGGCGGTACTTACGTCCAGGACCAGCACATGAGCTTGAAGAACAAGGAATACAAGAAGTCGGAGTTGGTGGCGGTGGGTCTTGTCGACAAAGTTAGCGCCGCGCAATGCGTGGATTGTCACAACTCGGAGAGCCCGTTCGTGGCAGAGGGCTACAAGTTCGACTTCGAGGCCATGCAGGGCAAGGGTACCCACGAGAGCTTCCCGCTCAAGTACCCTCACTGA